The proteins below come from a single Mesobacillus jeotgali genomic window:
- a CDS encoding H-type small acid-soluble spore protein, with protein MNVGRAKEIVESADMINVTYDGTPVIIQHVDEKSKMARIYSKSEPEVERDVPVLNLIEE; from the coding sequence ATGAATGTAGGCCGTGCAAAAGAGATCGTTGAGTCAGCAGATATGATCAATGTAACGTATGATGGGACACCAGTCATAATCCAGCATGTAGATGAGAAAAGCAAAATGGCGAGGATTTATTCTAAATCAGAACCGGAAGTAGAAAGAGACGTGCCAGTCTTGAATCTAATAGAGGAATAG